The following coding sequences are from one uncultured Desulfobacter sp. window:
- a CDS encoding RHS repeat-associated core domain-containing protein gives MAGLLQDPNNGIQYFTYDKNNRLVSSAKPMGVVTTYEYGATGNKTAVADPKGQRIEYTWSSENRLTQTRYFSADDHDAPVETINFTYDSLGNLLTWNSGTESAQYTYDDLGRKRTETVNYGSFSLSHAYTYTASGEIKTFTGPDGKALTYDYDTGARLAGITIPGAGQTGFSHDATAWNNPVSMTLPGGARQDYAYDPLMRLNTITASDPGSNPVMTRGYTYDAQGNITTKATEHGDYTYTYDTMDRLATAINPTLPDESYTYDNLGNRITDVKIQGQITYNADNQLESYGSTSYDYDDNGNMARKTYGSETTSFFYNIEDRLEKVENSAGDTVATYGYDPFGRRLWKQVSGTKTYFHYSNEGLIGEYNAQGHELKTYGYKPGSQWTTDPLFMKIGADYYWYQNDANGTPQKLIASNGLVVWEGRYDSFGNCQVVNNGITNNLRFAGQYYDAETGLNYNLNRYYDPQTGRYLRQDPFGDGLNLYSYCFNNPNGLIDPLGLCAAKYFFTLQGQANFWAGFGDILTSGFGLSYLFGIPSFTEWARMQTGSNDVVQQDSPLYFVGSFVGDTVGMALGEAAVAKIISKVGPSIKGFTKVILRDEGGWIHNPFSNASKSVTPKKTAVVIGERMKRVGVAAEDLAKKGYDVKTYNPRNFRSTPGNLNTRCSSFLNLTAKQSLIRIRLLFFGIAPKMEMASFEEKYGCSYVL, from the coding sequence ATGGCAGGATTGCTTCAGGACCCCAATAACGGCATCCAGTATTTTACCTACGACAAAAACAACCGCCTGGTCTCTTCGGCAAAACCCATGGGTGTCGTCACAACATATGAATACGGTGCCACAGGCAACAAAACAGCCGTTGCAGACCCCAAAGGCCAAAGAATTGAGTACACCTGGTCTTCGGAAAACCGCCTTACCCAAACCCGGTACTTCAGTGCAGATGACCATGATGCACCCGTTGAAACCATTAACTTTACCTATGACAGTCTGGGCAACCTGCTGACCTGGAATAGCGGCACCGAATCCGCCCAATACACCTACGACGATCTGGGCCGCAAACGCACCGAAACCGTCAATTACGGCAGTTTCAGCCTGTCCCACGCCTATACCTATACCGCATCCGGTGAAATCAAAACCTTTACCGGACCGGACGGTAAAGCCTTAACATATGACTATGACACCGGTGCCCGCCTGGCCGGCATCACCATCCCCGGCGCGGGCCAGACCGGGTTCTCCCATGACGCAACCGCCTGGAACAACCCCGTATCCATGACCCTGCCCGGCGGTGCCCGCCAGGATTACGCTTACGATCCCTTAATGCGGCTGAACACCATCACAGCTTCAGATCCGGGCAGCAACCCGGTAATGACAAGGGGCTACACCTATGACGCCCAGGGCAACATCACAACCAAAGCCACGGAACACGGTGATTACACCTATACCTACGACACCATGGACCGCCTGGCCACGGCCATCAATCCAACCCTGCCCGATGAGTCCTACACCTATGACAACCTGGGCAACCGGATCACAGATGTAAAAATCCAGGGCCAGATCACATATAATGCCGACAATCAGCTTGAATCCTACGGATCCACCAGCTATGATTACGACGACAACGGCAACATGGCCCGCAAGACATACGGGTCTGAAACCACCTCGTTCTTTTACAACATAGAAGATCGCCTGGAAAAGGTGGAGAACAGCGCCGGCGACACCGTGGCCACCTACGGCTACGACCCCTTTGGCCGCAGGCTGTGGAAACAGGTATCCGGCACAAAAACATACTTCCACTACAGCAATGAAGGCCTGATCGGCGAATACAACGCCCAGGGGCACGAGCTCAAAACGTACGGGTACAAACCCGGCTCCCAGTGGACCACCGATCCCCTGTTCATGAAGATCGGTGCTGACTACTACTGGTACCAGAACGACGCCAACGGCACCCCCCAGAAACTGATCGCCTCCAACGGCCTTGTGGTCTGGGAAGGCCGGTACGACTCATTCGGCAACTGCCAGGTTGTAAACAACGGCATTACCAACAACCTGCGGTTTGCGGGGCAGTACTACGACGCTGAAACCGGGTTGAACTATAACCTTAACCGGTATTATGATCCGCAAACCGGACGGTATTTAAGGCAAGATCCGTTTGGCGATGGGTTGAATCTGTACAGCTACTGCTTCAATAACCCCAATGGCCTGATTGATCCGCTGGGTTTGTGCGCGGCGAAGTATTTTTTCACGTTGCAAGGACAGGCAAATTTCTGGGCTGGTTTTGGCGACATCCTGACATCTGGGTTTGGACTGTCTTATTTGTTTGGTATTCCAAGCTTTACAGAGTGGGCCAGAATGCAAACCGGCTCTAACGATGTTGTTCAACAAGATTCTCCTCTTTATTTTGTTGGAAGCTTTGTTGGAGATACTGTCGGAATGGCTCTTGGTGAAGCAGCTGTTGCCAAAATAATTTCAAAGGTAGGCCCCTCTATCAAAGGTTTTACAAAGGTAATTCTTCGTGATGAGGGGGGCTGGATTCATAATCCATTCTCTAATGCCTCAAAGAGTGTAACACCAAAAAAGACAGCGGTTGTAATCGGTGAAAGAATGAAACGAGTTGGTGTAGCAGCGGAGGATTTAGCAAAAAAAGGGTATGATGTAAAAACTTATAATCCGAGAAATTTTAGATCAACGCCGGGGAATCTTAACACTCGATGTTCGAGTTTTTTAAATTTGACTGCCAAACAATCCTTGATTAGAATCAGGCTACTTTTTTTTGGAATCGCACCAAAGATGGAGATGGCTTCATTTGAGGAAAAGTACGGCTGCTCATATGTTTTGTAG
- a CDS encoding DDE-type integrase/transposase/recombinase, with amino-acid sequence MPIPDPADLAVWRYGIISSLLHRNEEVETMEEALIRIAGVQYRRPDGQFVSFSPETLRKWFYRYRNGGLPALNDAQRKNTGTHHAVPRAISDRLFQLRQEHPRWTFARLIEQLVQDKVWDMQSPARSTLYRFARTCNLQRDPHLTVHDPARPFQYQFFGQMWTADFLHGPKIRVNSQKRKTYLHAIIDDATRYVVHAGFFTSEGTEVMMMALMATVRTHGKPRRFYTDNGACYASKHLKFVCANLGIHLIHTPPGQPRGRGKVERFFRTVRDQFLEGKNAPAHTLDGLNKAFSQWLSTYHRRIHSSLGMTPLQKRLGHQSACIPLPETIDIEPLFRMKRRCKVYLNNTVRLKKRSYEVADALPGQRLDIWFMPWNLDRIWYGPEMKPAKPIDPIQNAYRGR; translated from the coding sequence ATGCCAATACCTGACCCAGCCGATCTCGCTGTCTGGCGATACGGCATTATCAGCAGTCTTCTTCATCGAAATGAAGAGGTAGAGACCATGGAGGAGGCACTGATCAGAATTGCCGGAGTTCAGTATCGCCGGCCTGACGGTCAATTTGTGTCCTTTTCTCCGGAAACCTTAAGAAAATGGTTTTATCGTTATCGGAACGGCGGCCTGCCGGCGTTAAACGATGCCCAAAGAAAAAACACCGGCACCCACCATGCCGTACCCAGGGCGATCTCGGACCGATTGTTTCAACTGCGGCAGGAACATCCCAGATGGACTTTTGCCCGTTTGATCGAACAGCTGGTTCAGGATAAAGTCTGGGATATGCAGTCTCCGGCCCGTTCCACGCTTTATCGCTTTGCCCGGACATGCAACCTTCAACGAGATCCCCATTTGACGGTGCATGATCCGGCTCGGCCCTTTCAATATCAGTTCTTTGGTCAAATGTGGACTGCAGACTTTCTTCACGGCCCAAAGATCAGAGTGAACAGCCAAAAACGCAAAACCTATCTGCATGCCATTATTGACGATGCCACAAGATATGTGGTTCATGCCGGTTTTTTTACCAGTGAGGGCACCGAGGTAATGATGATGGCACTGATGGCCACCGTTCGAACCCATGGCAAACCGCGTCGGTTCTATACGGACAACGGGGCCTGTTACGCAAGCAAGCATCTTAAATTTGTTTGTGCCAACCTGGGTATCCATCTGATCCATACGCCGCCGGGCCAACCCAGGGGAAGGGGTAAAGTGGAACGATTCTTCCGGACCGTCCGGGATCAGTTCCTTGAGGGCAAAAATGCCCCGGCCCATACTCTGGACGGGTTGAACAAGGCCTTTTCACAATGGCTGTCGACTTATCATCGGCGTATTCACAGCAGCCTGGGCATGACCCCTTTGCAGAAACGGCTTGGGCATCAAAGTGCCTGCATCCCTCTACCGGAAACGATTGATATCGAGCCTTTATTTAGAATGAAGCGCCGGTGCAAAGTTTACCTGAATAATACCGTCAGGCTTAAAAAGCGGTCCTATGAGGTGGCAGACGCCTTACCCGGCCAGCGCCTCGACATCTGGTTTATGCCATGGAACCTTGACCGAATCTGGTACGGACCGGAAATGAAACCGGCCAAACCAATTGATCCCATCCAAAACGCATATAGAGGGAGGTAA
- a CDS encoding transposase, translating into MIEMLLERPLPFIENYLECINQELMKKNPNYVLSKKQKLWLSFCLSGVLLTNSICWKRFERISLGKFRFSALSWMFRNSKISFDHLLQQSTCNILKHYGIKDGALCLDDVDRARSKSTKKIYKVHKLKDKLTGGFLDGQCIVFLFLVTPVASFPVGFEFYHPDPLWKAWKKKDDRLKKKKIPKKKRPKEPQRNPEYPTKVQLALELLNIFHKKHPDIKIKEILADGLYGHAEFVDGSSLIFGNTQTITKMKYNQNVRFKNRIISVQKFFESYPLISQKVSVRGKEDIETFISSARLYVPSHNAKRFVIAMQYPDEKKPRYLLASDLSWRTLDIVQAYFFRWLIEVFFEDWKGHEGWGKLTKHTGEDGSRSSLILSLLLDHALFFHHHQKARLENKLPAWSVGSLSQRIHTEALVQFVQDFCGNEINEQKLDKLKERIDNIIPFNPSTKHMSSRTFPQMKPSPSLVRFQKKVA; encoded by the coding sequence ATGATAGAGATGCTCCTCGAACGCCCGCTGCCCTTTATTGAAAACTATCTTGAATGCATAAATCAAGAATTGATGAAAAAGAACCCCAATTATGTGCTATCCAAAAAGCAAAAACTGTGGCTAAGTTTTTGTTTAAGTGGTGTTTTGTTAACCAACAGTATTTGCTGGAAGCGATTTGAACGAATCAGTTTGGGGAAATTCCGTTTTTCAGCTCTTTCCTGGATGTTCCGAAATTCAAAAATCAGCTTCGATCACTTACTGCAGCAGAGTACGTGTAATATTTTGAAGCATTATGGCATCAAGGACGGGGCTCTTTGCTTAGATGATGTAGACCGTGCCCGATCAAAGTCCACAAAAAAAATATATAAAGTTCACAAGCTTAAAGATAAACTCACCGGTGGTTTTTTAGACGGACAATGCATTGTATTTTTATTTTTGGTAACACCAGTGGCCTCTTTTCCCGTGGGTTTTGAATTTTATCACCCGGACCCATTGTGGAAAGCTTGGAAAAAGAAAGATGACCGTCTTAAAAAAAAGAAGATACCTAAGAAAAAGCGACCCAAGGAGCCACAGAGGAACCCTGAATACCCAACGAAGGTTCAATTGGCTCTTGAGCTTTTGAACATATTTCATAAAAAACATCCGGACATTAAAATCAAAGAAATTTTGGCAGATGGTCTTTATGGACACGCTGAATTTGTTGATGGTAGTTCCCTCATCTTTGGTAATACTCAAACCATCACCAAAATGAAGTATAATCAAAATGTACGGTTTAAAAACCGCATAATTTCCGTACAAAAGTTTTTTGAATCTTATCCTCTGATATCTCAAAAGGTATCGGTTCGAGGTAAAGAAGATATTGAAACTTTTATCTCATCGGCTCGCCTGTATGTGCCGTCTCACAATGCCAAGCGTTTTGTGATCGCCATGCAGTATCCTGATGAGAAAAAACCACGTTATTTGTTAGCCTCTGACTTGAGTTGGAGAACATTGGATATTGTTCAAGCATACTTCTTCCGCTGGTTGATAGAGGTTTTCTTTGAGGACTGGAAAGGTCATGAAGGATGGGGCAAGCTGACCAAGCATACAGGCGAAGATGGATCTCGGAGTTCCTTGATCCTGAGCCTGCTGTTAGATCATGCATTGTTCTTCCATCATCACCAGAAAGCCCGCCTGGAAAACAAACTTCCTGCATGGAGTGTGGGAAGCCTATCCCAGCGGATTCATACAGAAGCCTTAGTTCAATTTGTCCAGGATTTCTGTGGAAACGAAATCAATGAACAGAAGCTTGATAAGTTAAAAGAACGCATTGATAATATTATTCCTTTCAATCCTTCTACAAAACATATGAGCAGCCGTACTTTTCCTCAAATGAAGCCATCTCCATCTTTGGTGCGATTCCAAAAAAAAGTAGCCTGA
- a CDS encoding transporter substrate-binding domain-containing protein, with product MRKRTKRITLLAILIYFTLPLQLSAQLLTDFTDKEVKWLTAHPRIKIGVMDAWPPMDFIDSTGTPAGIGVDYIKAMNRSLGGRLMIVPGPFTENLHKVTHGELDAVMDITPTPDRKKFLNFTSVYLNIPHVIVGPKKGEYYQSEEELATKTLALEKSFYSIAYFKQKYPDIKIKTYPDTALALDAVVRGEADAYAGNRAVAAYIMEKEVMSTLKFHGRLNKPGSILAIATPKKQPELAAILDKALNAIPASQKQSIINRYVNLSERTADSQAPDRTITPKRIGILSIIFLSFILLILLILSKGMRQERVAALFGSPWFRMLIVSGLCLFVLTISGLGWLMMEKIRKSTIRDAASHLRLMLALTQDRTDMWAADKITAISHLCTHHPLTDITRRLLSDYHANKQMISSPAQAEARAFFADNQKEFLYTDFCIVSPDHFIISATDTANIGKQHSAFLQYPGRLKRAFMGETLFIPPTITSTDGSNARKKIEMLLISPVVTSDNQIIAVISLMINPPNNLAQLIRSPGRWATEDIYAFDQTGRMVTPSKFNTQLKEIGFLKSDNSSALTLDLKNPGGDLTMGFQPQIPRSEQPLTRLAEKAIELRRQLTDKQIMYGASSMEEDMQGYRDYRGVPVFGAWLWNTDLDLGLAAEIDIEEAMAGFYEIRMAVFIILGVTLVLSVFSVLLVLVLGDRTRKTLEDAKADLEKKVAERTLELKKDISKRKKTEQELIDAKESAEEATRAKSDFLANMSHEIRTPMNAILGMSHLALKTQLNAKQRDYLEKVYLSAQNLLGIINNILDFSKIESNKLSIEKIDFNLNRVLDNLAGRISDKTREKGIELIFNLASGLPVFLNGDPLRLGRILLNLANNAVKFTEKGKIEISIFGLEIKPHDALLKFEVRDTGIGLSKEQQAELFQPFHQADTSTTRRYGGSGLGLSICKELTELMGGTIGVTSQPGKGSTFWFTARFAIARQEQEPARLNPEALNGLKNTTPLPRAEDQKGPSETSQKGEPRQLLQCLRDLAPHITKHKPKPAKQIIEKMKTYAWPDQYRPGLDQLTIMIGKYKFKDAGIVLSELISELESYHA from the coding sequence ATGCGAAAAAGAACAAAACGCATTACACTTTTAGCCATACTCATATATTTTACGCTCCCCCTGCAACTCTCAGCACAACTGCTGACAGACTTTACAGACAAAGAAGTAAAGTGGCTTACAGCGCATCCGCGAATCAAAATCGGGGTCATGGACGCCTGGCCGCCCATGGATTTTATTGACAGCACCGGCACCCCGGCCGGTATTGGTGTCGACTATATCAAAGCGATGAACCGGTCATTGGGGGGGCGGTTGATGATTGTACCAGGTCCCTTTACCGAAAACCTGCATAAAGTCACCCATGGGGAACTGGATGCCGTCATGGATATCACGCCAACACCTGACAGGAAAAAATTTTTAAATTTCACAAGCGTGTATCTCAATATCCCCCATGTCATCGTGGGGCCAAAGAAAGGGGAATATTATCAATCGGAAGAGGAACTGGCCACCAAAACCCTGGCCCTTGAAAAAAGTTTTTACAGCATCGCCTACTTCAAGCAAAAATATCCGGATATCAAAATAAAAACCTACCCGGATACAGCCCTGGCCCTGGATGCGGTGGTCAGAGGGGAAGCGGATGCCTACGCCGGAAACCGGGCGGTTGCAGCTTATATTATGGAAAAGGAGGTAATGAGCACGCTAAAATTCCATGGCAGACTGAATAAACCCGGCTCCATACTCGCCATTGCCACCCCTAAAAAACAGCCGGAACTTGCGGCCATTCTTGATAAGGCTTTAAACGCCATACCAGCATCCCAAAAACAATCGATCATCAATCGTTATGTCAATCTATCCGAAAGGACGGCCGACTCCCAGGCCCCTGACAGGACGATCACACCTAAACGTATAGGCATATTAAGCATCATTTTTTTAAGCTTCATCCTTCTTATCCTCCTTATTCTTTCCAAAGGGATGCGACAGGAACGTGTCGCTGCACTGTTCGGTTCTCCTTGGTTTCGCATGCTCATTGTCTCGGGGTTGTGCCTGTTTGTACTGACAATATCGGGGTTAGGCTGGCTGATGATGGAAAAAATCCGGAAGTCCACAATAAGGGACGCGGCCTCCCATCTGCGCCTGATGCTGGCTTTAACCCAGGACAGGACAGATATGTGGGCCGCAGATAAAATAACAGCCATAAGCCACTTGTGTACACATCACCCCCTTACCGACATTACCCGCCGGTTACTTTCGGACTACCATGCAAACAAACAAATGATCTCATCTCCGGCCCAGGCAGAGGCCAGGGCCTTTTTTGCCGACAACCAAAAAGAATTTCTCTACACCGATTTTTGCATCGTCAGTCCGGACCATTTCATTATCAGCGCCACAGACACTGCCAATATTGGAAAACAGCATTCAGCATTCCTGCAGTACCCGGGCCGCCTGAAAAGAGCCTTTATGGGAGAAACCCTTTTCATTCCACCAACCATAACGTCCACTGACGGCAGTAATGCCCGTAAAAAAATCGAAATGCTGTTAATCAGTCCGGTGGTCACGTCTGATAACCAAATCATAGCCGTTATCTCGCTTATGATTAATCCACCTAACAATTTGGCCCAATTGATACGGTCCCCGGGCCGATGGGCCACAGAGGACATTTATGCTTTTGACCAAACCGGCAGAATGGTCACACCCAGCAAGTTCAACACCCAGCTCAAAGAAATCGGTTTTTTGAAATCAGACAATTCAAGCGCCTTAACCCTTGACCTTAAAAACCCGGGCGGAGATCTGACCATGGGATTTCAACCTCAGATCCCGAGGTCTGAACAACCCCTAACCCGTTTGGCAGAAAAGGCCATTGAACTTCGGCGCCAACTGACAGACAAACAGATTATGTACGGCGCGTCTTCCATGGAAGAGGATATGCAGGGATATCGGGACTACAGGGGTGTACCGGTATTCGGTGCCTGGCTCTGGAACACGGATTTGGATCTGGGACTGGCTGCCGAGATTGACATTGAAGAGGCCATGGCCGGATTTTATGAAATCCGAATGGCCGTTTTTATTATCCTCGGTGTCACCCTGGTCCTATCTGTATTTTCCGTTCTTCTCGTTCTGGTCCTGGGAGACCGCACACGAAAAACCCTTGAAGATGCAAAAGCCGATCTTGAAAAAAAGGTGGCGGAGCGCACCCTTGAGCTAAAAAAGGACATATCGAAACGAAAAAAAACAGAACAGGAGCTCATAGACGCCAAAGAAAGCGCCGAAGAAGCCACCCGGGCCAAGTCCGATTTTCTTGCCAACATGAGCCATGAAATCCGCACCCCCATGAATGCGATCCTTGGCATGAGTCACCTGGCACTGAAAACACAGTTGAATGCCAAACAGCGCGACTATCTTGAAAAAGTATACCTTTCTGCCCAGAATCTCCTTGGGATCATCAATAACATTCTTGACTTTTCAAAAATAGAGTCCAACAAACTGAGCATCGAAAAAATTGATTTTAATCTTAACAGGGTGTTGGACAACCTGGCCGGCCGGATTTCGGACAAAACTCGTGAAAAGGGTATAGAGCTGATATTCAACCTGGCCTCCGGCCTACCGGTTTTTCTAAATGGAGATCCCCTGAGACTTGGCCGGATTCTGCTCAATTTAGCCAACAATGCCGTTAAATTCACAGAAAAAGGAAAAATTGAAATCTCCATCTTCGGGCTTGAAATCAAGCCCCATGACGCACTACTCAAATTTGAGGTAAGGGATACGGGCATTGGGCTAAGCAAGGAACAGCAAGCAGAACTGTTTCAACCCTTTCACCAGGCTGATACCTCCACCACAAGGCGTTACGGAGGTTCCGGCCTGGGTCTTTCAATCTGCAAAGAACTCACTGAATTGATGGGCGGAACCATCGGGGTGACCAGTCAACCGGGCAAGGGATCCACATTCTGGTTCACAGCCAGGTTTGCTATAGCCCGGCAAGAACAAGAGCCGGCCCGGCTCAATCCCGAGGCCTTAAATGGTTTAAAGAACACAACGCCCCTGCCCCGGGCAGAGGATCAAAAAGGCCCATCCGAAACATCCCAAAAGGGTGAGCCCCGGCAATTATTACAATGCCTCCGGGACCTTGCCCCCCACATCACAAAACACAAACCCAAACCGGCAAAACAGATAATTGAAAAGATGAAAACTTATGCCTGGCCGGATCAATACAGGCCCGGACTTGATCAATTAACAATTATGATAGGAAAATATAAATTTAAGGATGCAGGCATTGTTTTATCAGAGCTGATTTCTGAACTTGAGTCATACCATGCCTGA
- a CDS encoding two-component system response regulator, translated as MEEDRQFSVLVVDDTETNIDILMETLGDDYDIRVALDGESALENVEEEKPDLILLDIMMPGMDGYEVCRRLKEDPSTRDIPIIFVTAMAEEQNEAKGLALGAVDYVTKPFSPELVKARVSNHLELKKHQDHLQELVMLRTKELALTQEVTIYSLASLAETRDPETGGHILRTQRYVRALARRLKTMERFKKILTDEVIDLLYKSAPLHDIGKVGVADGILLKPGKLTEEEFSEMKNHTIYGRDALKVAEEKLGDNSFMKYARRIAYTHHEKWDGSGYPNGLKGEDIPVSGRLMAIADVYDALISKRVYKPPFSHAKAIDIITKDSGSHFDPAMVETLLMIEDEFLHIASLLADSEEEKQALTGKESV; from the coding sequence ATGGAAGAGGATAGGCAATTCAGCGTTTTGGTGGTGGATGATACCGAAACCAACATTGATATATTAATGGAAACACTGGGGGACGACTACGACATCCGGGTGGCACTGGATGGAGAATCAGCCCTGGAAAATGTGGAAGAAGAAAAGCCGGATCTTATCCTGCTTGACATCATGATGCCCGGCATGGACGGCTACGAGGTGTGCAGACGCCTGAAAGAAGATCCGTCGACCCGGGATATTCCCATTATTTTTGTGACGGCCATGGCCGAAGAACAAAACGAAGCCAAAGGACTGGCATTGGGAGCGGTGGATTACGTGACCAAACCCTTTTCGCCCGAGCTTGTCAAAGCCCGGGTTTCAAACCATCTGGAACTGAAAAAACACCAGGACCATCTCCAGGAACTGGTAATGTTGAGAACTAAGGAACTGGCCCTTACCCAGGAGGTTACCATATACAGCCTGGCCAGCCTGGCTGAGACCCGTGATCCTGAAACCGGTGGACATATCCTGAGAACCCAGCGGTATGTCCGCGCCCTTGCCCGTCGGCTGAAAACAATGGAGAGGTTTAAAAAAATATTGACCGACGAGGTGATTGACCTGCTCTATAAATCCGCCCCGCTCCATGATATCGGCAAAGTCGGTGTGGCGGACGGCATCCTGCTCAAGCCCGGTAAACTTACCGAAGAGGAATTTTCGGAGATGAAAAATCATACAATATACGGAAGAGACGCCCTTAAAGTAGCAGAAGAAAAACTGGGGGATAACTCATTCATGAAATATGCCCGGAGAATCGCCTATACCCACCATGAAAAATGGGACGGCTCCGGATACCCCAACGGGCTTAAGGGTGAGGATATACCTGTTTCCGGACGTCTGATGGCCATCGCAGACGTCTACGACGCCTTGATTTCCAAACGGGTTTATAAACCACCCTTCAGCCATGCCAAAGCCATTGATATTATAACAAAGGACAGCGGCAGCCATTTTGATCCCGCAATGGTTGAAACGCTTTTAATGATTGAAGACGAATTTTTACACATCGCCTCTTTGCTTGCAGATTCCGAGGAGGAGAAACAGGCCCTTACCGGAAAAGAGAGTGTCTGA
- a CDS encoding Rpn family recombination-promoting nuclease/putative transposase has translation MENKLHHSHDKLFRETWSNLNNARSFLENYLPEHV, from the coding sequence ATGGAAAATAAACTGCACCACTCCCATGACAAGCTGTTCCGCGAAACCTGGAGCAACCTGAATAATGCCAGATCATTTCTGGAGAATTATTTACCGGAGCACGTGTAG
- a CDS encoding AAA family ATPase — MQDTHTIEQAPMADFFGWKYHPFADTYEQRKLWLPKEDLRKLDTIKRLLHHGKSTALCGPSGTGKTTLIHALVSDLDRNAYLPVMLPYAGHPRNGLTRILAQTLGVDIKSRGMPLITRVQQHIESLSNQANSRHPVLIVDDAQRIESDSLWDLCSLLVQTSKQRSAASLILVGDDSLFRQLRLYAMAPIRSRLTGIMKINAMNEYETQHFIEIRLKNAQAPSDLFTKEAMDLIASSTRGNRRDVMNMATICLEEAYYHNEKNVTAELIYNSEWFNESE; from the coding sequence ATGCAAGACACCCATACCATAGAACAGGCGCCCATGGCCGATTTTTTTGGCTGGAAGTACCATCCCTTTGCCGACACCTATGAACAGCGCAAACTCTGGCTACCCAAAGAGGACCTGCGCAAACTCGATACCATAAAACGTTTGCTGCACCATGGCAAAAGCACCGCACTGTGCGGCCCTTCAGGGACCGGAAAAACCACCTTGATTCATGCATTGGTATCGGATCTGGATCGAAATGCATACCTCCCGGTTATGCTGCCTTATGCCGGTCATCCAAGAAACGGACTGACACGCATTCTTGCCCAGACCCTCGGGGTGGATATCAAAAGCCGGGGAATGCCTTTGATTACAAGGGTTCAGCAGCATATTGAATCCTTATCCAACCAGGCCAACTCACGTCATCCGGTGCTGATCGTCGATGATGCCCAGCGCATCGAATCCGACTCCCTCTGGGATCTTTGCTCTCTTCTGGTCCAAACCTCTAAACAGAGAAGCGCAGCCTCCCTTATCCTTGTCGGGGACGACTCTCTGTTCAGGCAACTTCGACTTTATGCAATGGCACCGATACGATCCCGGCTCACCGGCATTATGAAAATTAATGCCATGAACGAGTATGAAACCCAGCATTTTATCGAAATCCGTCTTAAAAATGCACAAGCTCCATCGGACCTGTTTACCAAAGAAGCAATGGATTTGATCGCAAGTTCCACCCGGGGAAACAGACGGGACGTAATGAATATGGCGACGATCTGTCTTGAGGAGGCCTATTATCACAATGAAAAAAATGTGACCGCCGAGCTCATTTACAACTCGGAATGGTTCAACGAATCTGAGTGA